A genomic stretch from Sporocytophaga myxococcoides DSM 11118 includes:
- a CDS encoding porin family protein, with protein MKGLTFFLHALLFISIHEAASQSLYIGPKAGLNLCRLKGLSDGKTRPGTIAGLSVTWEKFHNVGFNADFLISSKGARRTGQISTDSSNLNWNSYLNLVYLEIPLLIEIYLRKKDQSFRPKFFGGVSTAFRLEASESMRYTKDLPNGDFESFSGTQIKSSDYKKNDIGLICGAGFQYRIGDRANFIFDTRYTYGLTNIQSNSQSTPLRNRTISILLGIHYQISK; from the coding sequence ATGAAAGGTCTTACTTTTTTTCTGCATGCTTTGCTATTCATAAGTATTCACGAAGCAGCTTCACAATCTTTGTACATTGGCCCTAAAGCTGGATTAAATCTTTGTCGGCTTAAAGGATTGTCTGATGGGAAGACAAGACCAGGCACAATTGCAGGACTTTCGGTCACATGGGAAAAGTTCCATAATGTAGGATTTAATGCTGATTTCCTCATATCTTCAAAAGGAGCGAGAAGAACAGGACAAATAAGTACAGACTCTTCCAACCTAAACTGGAATTCATATTTAAATCTTGTATACCTTGAAATTCCTTTACTAATTGAAATATACTTAAGAAAAAAAGATCAATCCTTCAGACCTAAATTTTTTGGAGGTGTATCTACAGCTTTTAGATTGGAAGCTTCAGAATCAATGCGATATACTAAAGACCTGCCTAATGGCGATTTTGAAAGCTTTTCCGGGACTCAAATAAAATCAAGTGATTACAAAAAAAATGATATTGGTCTGATTTGTGGGGCGGGATTTCAATACAGGATCGGAGATAGGGCCAACTTCATATTTGACACAAGATATACTTATGGGTTAACAAACATACAAAGTAACAGTCAATCAACACCTTTGAGAAACCGCACCATTTCTATCCTTTTAGGCATACATTACCAAATAAGTAAATAA
- a CDS encoding T9SS type A sorting domain-containing protein — MKYTFLLISALLVYIQVNGQDETHIVSSSGNASSSEKYSLTFTLGEPVARTYQSESYKLSLGFIGKDLTDVDLVNSVFPPREDKSALNSVIFPNPVADKFQIKGDENASYEVNIFNMQGNLISNINYVRPNNDINYPRVVEGCYYIEIINKETLERTFEKIIKI; from the coding sequence ATGAAATATACATTTTTACTTATATCCGCATTACTTGTTTATATTCAGGTTAATGGACAGGATGAGACACATATAGTTTCCTCATCAGGAAATGCTTCTAGTTCAGAAAAGTATTCTCTGACATTCACATTAGGTGAGCCGGTAGCAAGAACCTATCAATCTGAAAGTTACAAACTTTCTTTAGGCTTTATTGGCAAGGATCTGACTGATGTAGATTTGGTCAATTCTGTTTTCCCACCTAGAGAAGATAAGTCAGCCTTGAACTCAGTAATTTTTCCCAATCCTGTTGCAGACAAATTCCAAATCAAAGGAGATGAAAATGCCAGTTACGAGGTGAATATATTCAATATGCAGGGTAATCTTATCAGTAATATAAATTATGTAAGACCAAACAATGATATTAATTACCCAAGGGTTGTAGAGGGATGCTATTATATTGAAATTATCAATAAAGAAACTTTGGAAAGAACATTCGAAAAGATTATTAAAATATAA
- a CDS encoding PepSY-associated TM helix domain-containing protein, with protein MTFKQLTGKLHLWLGLASGLIVFIISITGCILAFETEIKELTEPYQFTKPISGKILPPSQLKKIASKHTPGNKVNSIEYKGAPYSAAAYAFGEDFYWKVYLNPYTGKVLKVSDMDKDFFHIVLHGHFYLWLPESIGQPVIASATLIFAIMLISGLILWWPKNSSAAKQRFSFKWKETTKWKRKNYDLHNILGFYAMAFALILALTGLVWGFQWFSKSVYWATSGGKSLPAYNRPLSDTTITPSASNEGQMIDLLWSKAVKANPGHSLSVNMPGDHKDPISINVNPARGTYYKADNSYFDQYTGKPLPDGEGPYNIKYENSGFGNKLRRMNYDIHVGAILGLPGKILVFCISLICASLPLTGFYIWWGRNKKQKKDKLKSKNKATLQTV; from the coding sequence ATGACCTTCAAACAATTGACAGGCAAACTTCACTTGTGGCTTGGGCTTGCGTCCGGGCTTATTGTTTTTATAATCAGTATTACAGGATGTATACTGGCTTTTGAAACTGAAATTAAAGAACTCACTGAGCCATATCAGTTTACAAAACCAATCTCAGGAAAGATACTCCCTCCTTCTCAATTAAAAAAGATTGCATCAAAACATACACCAGGTAATAAGGTCAACAGCATTGAATATAAAGGCGCGCCATATTCGGCAGCTGCTTATGCGTTTGGTGAAGACTTTTACTGGAAAGTATATTTAAACCCATATACAGGGAAAGTCTTAAAAGTCTCTGATATGGATAAGGATTTTTTTCATATCGTTCTTCATGGTCACTTCTATTTGTGGCTACCAGAATCTATCGGACAGCCGGTGATTGCTTCAGCAACTCTTATATTTGCTATAATGCTTATCAGTGGTCTTATTTTATGGTGGCCCAAGAATAGCAGTGCAGCCAAACAACGCTTTTCTTTCAAATGGAAAGAAACGACCAAATGGAAAAGAAAAAATTATGATTTGCATAATATACTTGGGTTTTATGCGATGGCATTTGCCTTAATACTCGCTCTTACAGGCCTGGTGTGGGGCTTCCAGTGGTTTTCGAAATCAGTTTATTGGGCTACCTCGGGAGGAAAATCTTTACCTGCATATAACAGGCCATTATCAGATACAACCATAACTCCATCAGCAAGCAACGAAGGACAGATGATAGACCTATTATGGTCAAAGGCTGTAAAAGCAAATCCAGGTCATTCACTTTCTGTAAATATGCCTGGAGATCATAAAGACCCTATAAGTATTAATGTCAACCCAGCCCGAGGTACATATTACAAAGCCGACAACAGCTATTTCGATCAGTATACAGGAAAGCCCCTTCCTGATGGAGAAGGTCCCTATAATATCAAGTATGAAAATTCAGGTTTTGGAAATAAGCTAAGACGAATGAACTATGACATCCATGTTGGTGCTATCTTGGGCCTACCAGGGAAAATCCTTGTTTTCTGCATTAGTCTGATATGCGCAAGTCTTCCTCTTACAGGCTTTTATATATGGTGGGGAAGAAATAAAAAACAGAAGAAAGATAAACTTAAATCAAAAAATAAGGCCACATTACAAACGGTTTAA
- a CDS encoding DUF4374 domain-containing protein → MKKRLLSKVGLACIVTSMLFSCKEKEEVDVMSGDYFVSLRTQGKEGTSDYALLQGNLLNGEISAEGRGIEQLGWCYYATVGNTAFSFSYGNASNKCIGYHKVNGELKEKGSMMFNRMDCMGKGDDNTLIAIGAPWGGGTLNTEIQLIDVNTVGLMTKKTSPIYLSSPSDTLNKWPTGILVRDGKMYVSFYPVGGKSWLTPSTDTAYVSVFTYPGLDYIQTIKDTRTGPIGFYAGPESMIMTEDGDIYTFSPNSFGAGYTQVTKSSGILRIKKGASSFDKDYFFDVQAASGGHYKILSGTYVGNGKIVARVIVDEQQSEDWQWAALQSDNPVCKIIIIDLESQSISEISGVPMHGGQYASRALVENGKMYTSINAGGSNGCAIYEIDPTTATGTKGAVVKGIEIPAIFKLKDE, encoded by the coding sequence ATGAAAAAACGATTACTCTCCAAAGTAGGTCTTGCCTGCATTGTAACTTCTATGCTATTTTCTTGCAAAGAAAAAGAAGAAGTTGATGTAATGAGTGGTGATTACTTTGTATCTCTGAGAACTCAGGGGAAAGAAGGTACCAGTGATTATGCCTTGCTTCAAGGGAACCTTTTGAACGGAGAAATAAGTGCCGAAGGCAGAGGGATAGAACAACTGGGGTGGTGCTACTACGCAACTGTAGGTAATACTGCTTTCAGCTTTAGTTATGGAAACGCCAGCAACAAATGTATAGGATACCATAAAGTAAATGGAGAATTGAAGGAAAAAGGCAGCATGATGTTTAATCGTATGGACTGCATGGGCAAAGGAGATGACAATACTCTTATAGCAATCGGTGCTCCATGGGGCGGAGGTACACTTAATACTGAAATCCAACTGATAGATGTTAACACTGTAGGATTGATGACCAAAAAGACCAGTCCGATTTATCTAAGCAGCCCTTCGGACACACTTAACAAATGGCCTACAGGGATCCTTGTAAGAGATGGAAAAATGTACGTAAGCTTTTATCCGGTTGGTGGTAAATCATGGTTAACTCCATCAACCGATACAGCTTACGTTTCTGTATTTACCTATCCGGGACTTGACTATATTCAAACGATTAAAGATACCCGCACAGGCCCTATCGGGTTTTATGCAGGACCTGAAAGCATGATCATGACTGAAGATGGAGATATCTATACATTTTCTCCTAACTCATTTGGCGCTGGTTATACACAGGTAACCAAAAGTTCAGGTATTTTGAGAATCAAAAAAGGCGCTTCATCTTTTGATAAGGATTACTTCTTTGATGTGCAGGCTGCCAGTGGCGGGCATTATAAAATTCTTTCCGGAACTTATGTTGGCAATGGTAAAATTGTGGCCCGTGTAATTGTTGATGAGCAACAAAGCGAAGATTGGCAATGGGCTGCTCTTCAGTCTGACAATCCTGTTTGCAAAATTATAATAATAGATCTTGAAAGTCAGTCTATTTCCGAGATCAGCGGTGTACCAATGCATGGCGGACAGTACGCTTCCAGAGCTCTTGTAGAAAATGGAAAGATGTATACTTCTATCAACGCCGGAGGAAGTAATGGATGTGCTATTTATGAAATTGACCCAACGACTGCAACCGGAACCAAAGGTGCTGTTGTTAAAGGCATCGAAATACCTGCTATCTTTAAATTAAAAGATGAATAA
- a CDS encoding TonB-dependent receptor gives MSFSKILLTLSFIFTPLLFYGQSTSGTIKGAVVDSNGKPAAFTLAAIKETGKSTLTEADGTFKLEHPEGAYTLEVQMLDHEPILIKVQVKAGEITDVAQIKLIESDKHLKEVQIIGKSKAQEIKESSYNVNVVDLKTYANTTTDLNQILNRTSGIKVREEAGMGSNFNFTLNGFSGKQVKFFLDGVPMDNFGSSLTLNNIPANLAERIEVYKGVVPIWLGSDALGGAINVVTNQKVKSFADLSYSYGSFNTHRASLNSRFADSSGFMVNVNAFYNYSDNSYKTYVESADPITMKYGPEKSYKRFHDRYKSGTLQLEAGIVNKKFADKLLFGIIASGNNKEIQTGMNMQNVVGEAFTKSTSLMPTLKYKKDNLFIQGLSLSFYGSFNSTNSLNVDTSSRKYNWEGQIINSAMNTISGEIDEKTLFKFTDQNFLTTTNLSYKISERSSVGLTHTFNRFRRKGSDPIARFAIAFEDPNILRKHVLGAAYNYKSLNNRFTGTIFGKYFQQKVSTTDASGYDDNKVPVSKSKSYPGYGVAASYFLTSTLQIKASFEHAYRLPDELELMGNGITYKANMTIQPERSNNINLGFITNFKRGNHHIDFESGVIYRKAFDFIRPNASGGPTVTYMNEGEVTIKGIEGGFRYMYKSLFYITANGTYQDLRSTYKYFEDGAINFNRNDRIPNFPYLFGNSDIGVRFSDIFSKKDNISLNLGINYVNKFWLFWPKQGGRRGKFDIPGQFTQNIGVTYSFKNERYNISLECNNIGDVRVYDNFKLQKPGRAFYVKFRMQLHN, from the coding sequence ATGTCATTTTCCAAAATTTTACTCACCCTCAGTTTCATTTTTACCCCTCTCCTTTTTTATGGACAATCAACTTCTGGTACCATCAAGGGAGCAGTTGTAGATTCAAATGGAAAACCAGCGGCATTTACATTGGCTGCTATAAAAGAAACCGGAAAATCGACATTGACTGAAGCTGATGGGACTTTTAAACTTGAACATCCTGAAGGAGCATATACACTGGAGGTCCAAATGCTGGATCATGAACCAATATTAATTAAAGTGCAGGTAAAAGCTGGTGAAATAACGGATGTAGCTCAAATCAAACTTATAGAATCTGATAAACACCTGAAGGAGGTACAGATAATAGGTAAATCCAAAGCTCAGGAAATAAAAGAATCATCATATAATGTTAATGTTGTTGATCTAAAAACATATGCTAACACTACTACAGATCTTAATCAGATACTAAACAGAACATCAGGAATTAAGGTACGTGAGGAAGCCGGAATGGGCTCTAATTTTAACTTTACTTTGAATGGTTTCAGTGGTAAACAGGTTAAATTTTTCCTGGACGGAGTTCCAATGGACAACTTCGGATCATCGCTCACACTGAATAATATCCCTGCGAATCTTGCAGAAAGAATAGAGGTTTATAAAGGAGTTGTACCTATCTGGTTAGGAAGTGATGCCCTTGGAGGAGCGATTAATGTTGTAACCAATCAAAAGGTCAAAAGCTTTGCTGATCTGTCATACAGCTATGGATCTTTTAACACTCACCGTGCTTCTTTAAATAGCCGCTTTGCGGATAGCAGTGGGTTTATGGTAAATGTAAATGCATTTTACAATTATTCAGATAATAGCTATAAAACTTATGTAGAATCTGCTGATCCAATTACTATGAAATATGGCCCTGAAAAGTCATACAAAAGATTTCATGATAGATACAAGTCAGGAACGCTGCAGTTGGAAGCTGGAATCGTTAACAAAAAATTTGCTGACAAATTACTTTTCGGAATTATTGCTTCCGGCAATAACAAAGAAATTCAGACTGGCATGAACATGCAAAACGTGGTGGGAGAAGCCTTTACTAAGAGTACATCATTAATGCCAACACTTAAATACAAAAAAGATAATCTTTTCATTCAAGGACTATCTCTTAGCTTTTATGGTTCATTCAATTCTACCAATTCTCTGAATGTTGATACCTCGTCGAGAAAGTATAACTGGGAAGGTCAAATAATTAATTCAGCTATGAATACTATTTCGGGAGAAATAGATGAAAAAACCTTATTTAAGTTTACAGATCAAAATTTCCTAACAACAACCAACCTGAGCTATAAGATTTCTGAAAGAAGTTCTGTTGGACTTACACATACCTTCAATCGGTTCAGAAGGAAAGGCTCAGACCCTATAGCCAGATTTGCAATAGCTTTTGAAGATCCGAACATATTAAGAAAACATGTACTTGGTGCTGCATACAATTATAAAAGCCTGAACAACCGTTTTACCGGAACAATATTCGGAAAATACTTTCAGCAAAAAGTAAGCACAACGGATGCATCGGGATATGATGACAACAAAGTGCCTGTATCAAAATCCAAAAGCTATCCGGGGTATGGAGTGGCGGCATCTTATTTTCTAACTTCCACTTTACAGATCAAAGCTTCTTTCGAACATGCCTATCGCCTTCCTGATGAATTAGAGCTAATGGGGAACGGAATAACCTATAAAGCTAACATGACTATACAACCGGAAAGAAGTAACAACATTAATCTGGGCTTTATAACCAATTTCAAAAGAGGCAATCACCATATTGATTTTGAATCAGGAGTCATCTATAGAAAAGCATTTGACTTTATCAGACCCAATGCCTCAGGTGGCCCCACTGTTACCTATATGAATGAAGGGGAGGTTACCATTAAGGGTATTGAAGGCGGATTCAGATACATGTACAAATCACTCTTTTATATAACAGCCAATGGAACATACCAGGATCTTCGTTCTACATACAAGTATTTTGAAGATGGGGCAATAAACTTTAACCGAAATGACCGGATTCCAAATTTCCCCTATCTATTCGGCAATTCGGATATAGGTGTTCGCTTTAGCGATATTTTTTCAAAGAAAGATAATATCTCTTTAAACCTCGGAATCAACTATGTCAACAAATTTTGGCTTTTCTGGCCGAAGCAAGGTGGCAGAAGAGGGAAATTTGACATTCCAGGTCAGTTCACACAAAACATCGGAGTTACATATTCTTTTAAAAACGAACGATATAATATAAGTCTTGAATGCAATAACATAGGAGATGTGAGAGTTTACGACAACTTCAAGCTGCAAAAGCCCGGCAGAGCCTTTTATGTAAAATTCAGAATGCAATTACACAATTAA
- a CDS encoding YdeI/OmpD-associated family protein, whose amino-acid sequence METGIKMGHMGPMFFTEEQELRNWFEKNYQKKKELLIGYYKEDSEKKGITLSQSVDQALCFGWIEGVRKSLDKEGYIIRFTPRKPKSVWSPLHIKKVEELLEKGLMKFEGIEVFNNRQGCDSGVFPFEKVEAKLDDFLVEKFKAHSKAWNFFNATAPSYKRTVLNWIMSADQRSTREERLEALIRESEAEKKLS is encoded by the coding sequence ATGGAAACGGGAATTAAAATGGGGCACATGGGACCAATGTTTTTTACTGAAGAGCAAGAACTTCGGAATTGGTTTGAAAAAAATTACCAAAAGAAGAAGGAGCTTTTAATCGGTTATTACAAAGAGGATTCTGAAAAAAAAGGCATCACCTTGTCCCAATCTGTGGATCAGGCTCTCTGCTTTGGATGGATAGAGGGAGTACGCAAATCGCTTGATAAAGAAGGGTATATTATCAGATTCACACCAAGAAAACCCAAAAGCGTGTGGAGTCCTTTGCATATAAAGAAAGTAGAAGAACTTTTGGAAAAAGGATTAATGAAGTTTGAGGGTATTGAGGTTTTTAATAACAGACAAGGATGTGATTCGGGTGTATTTCCCTTTGAAAAGGTAGAAGCAAAACTGGATGATTTTTTAGTAGAAAAATTTAAGGCGCATAGTAAAGCCTGGAATTTTTTTAATGCAACAGCTCCTTCCTATAAACGCACAGTACTCAACTGGATCATGAGCGCAGATCAAAGAAGTACAAGAGAAGAAAGGTTGGAAGCTTTGATAAGAGAAAGCGAAGCTGAAAAGAAACTAAGCTGA
- a CDS encoding DUF72 domain-containing protein, translating into MKFGQVENPEEIDFKLPPDHKDTGKMLSENKKDKPFKVYVGCAKWNKTDLKNFYPKGTKDELTYYSSQFNSIELNATFYNAPSKEQVLTWKEKTPSDFRFFPKLTNSISHFKRLIDVQPVVEEFCDAVSEFDKKLGMVFLQMHDNFGPKNFDRVETFINDFPKAIPLAIELRNKAWFEDVKEAERLYKLMEAKKKTNIIVDTAGRRDMLHMRLTTPKAFIRYVGANHESDYARLDDWLKRIKKWREEGLQELYFFVHQNVEKESPLLSAYFIKKLNKAFDLDIQIPKTLDSK; encoded by the coding sequence ATGAAATTTGGCCAGGTAGAGAATCCCGAAGAGATCGATTTTAAGTTACCACCAGACCATAAAGACACAGGAAAGATGCTTTCGGAGAATAAGAAGGACAAGCCTTTCAAAGTGTATGTCGGCTGTGCAAAATGGAATAAAACAGACCTAAAGAATTTTTACCCTAAAGGAACAAAAGACGAACTGACATATTATTCATCACAATTCAATAGCATAGAGTTGAATGCTACTTTTTATAATGCACCTTCCAAAGAGCAAGTCTTAACATGGAAAGAAAAGACTCCTTCGGACTTCAGATTTTTTCCTAAACTCACTAATAGTATTAGTCATTTTAAAAGACTAATAGATGTACAACCTGTTGTAGAAGAGTTTTGTGATGCTGTATCCGAATTTGACAAGAAACTCGGAATGGTGTTTTTGCAGATGCATGATAATTTTGGGCCTAAAAATTTTGATAGGGTTGAGACATTTATCAACGATTTTCCAAAGGCAATTCCGCTTGCTATAGAACTCAGGAATAAAGCCTGGTTCGAAGATGTTAAAGAGGCAGAGCGTTTATATAAGTTGATGGAAGCTAAGAAAAAGACAAACATTATTGTAGATACTGCCGGAAGAAGAGATATGCTACACATGAGACTTACAACTCCGAAGGCATTTATTAGATACGTCGGAGCCAATCATGAAAGTGATTATGCTCGCCTTGATGACTGGTTGAAGAGAATCAAGAAATGGAGAGAAGAAGGACTACAAGAATTGTATTTTTTTGTCCATCAAAATGTGGAGAAAGAGTCACCGCTTCTTTCAGCTTATTTTATTAAGAAATTAAACAAAGCTTTTGATCTTGATATCCAGATTCCGAAGACGTTGGATAGTAAGTAG
- the tnpA gene encoding IS200/IS605 family transposase — MGQSLVKNYIHLIFITKYRTPFIQPLFQKEIHGYLCAKCKDLECPTIAIAGAEEHVHILCMLSQKIPLMKLVEYVKSKSSKWIKTKDSSLQNFYWQDGYGAFSVNPSEKEKIISYISNQKIRHQFV, encoded by the coding sequence ATGGGACAATCATTGGTAAAAAATTACATCCATCTAATATTTATCACAAAATACAGAACTCCATTTATTCAGCCTCTTTTTCAGAAAGAAATTCATGGATACTTATGTGCTAAATGTAAGGATCTTGAATGCCCAACCATCGCCATAGCAGGTGCAGAGGAGCATGTCCATATTTTATGTATGCTCTCTCAAAAAATCCCATTGATGAAACTCGTTGAATATGTTAAATCCAAATCTTCAAAATGGATCAAAACCAAAGACTCATCCCTCCAAAATTTTTATTGGCAGGATGGATATGGAGCCTTTTCTGTAAATCCTTCCGAGAAAGAAAAAATTATCTCATATATTTCAAATCAAAAAATACGTCATCAGTTTGTATAG
- a CDS encoding ABC transporter ATP-binding protein: MEIVKTENLSKSFGAFQALSEISLGIKQGSIYGILGPNGAGKTTLLRILTGILGPDKGVYFFQGNKFTSACQQRIGYLPEERGLYKKMKVEEQLVYFARLKGVTASDAKARTSSFLEETSLDNWKNHTVDSLSKGMQQKVQFIASIIHNPDLIILDEPFSGFDPVNAELLKNYIFRFKKEGKTILLSTHRMENAEELCDKIVLINKGKNVLEGEVKKIKEGVKKNRLIIEGEGSLSENKLLYDIVETESLSGNQFVATLAPAQGVALNKIIEVLMPHVSFKSFKEELPSLHEIFIDKIKGDSNE; this comes from the coding sequence TTGGAAATAGTAAAAACAGAAAATCTTTCTAAATCATTTGGAGCATTTCAAGCTCTAAGCGAAATATCACTCGGGATAAAGCAAGGTAGCATCTATGGTATCCTTGGTCCGAACGGAGCAGGAAAGACAACCCTACTCAGGATACTAACCGGTATATTAGGTCCTGATAAAGGAGTGTATTTTTTCCAGGGAAACAAATTCACTTCTGCTTGTCAGCAAAGAATCGGCTATCTGCCTGAAGAAAGAGGCTTGTATAAAAAGATGAAGGTAGAGGAGCAACTTGTTTATTTTGCCAGGTTAAAGGGAGTTACTGCATCTGATGCTAAGGCTAGGACTTCATCATTTTTGGAAGAAACCAGCCTTGACAATTGGAAGAATCACACTGTTGACTCTCTTTCAAAAGGAATGCAGCAAAAGGTACAATTCATTGCCAGCATTATTCATAATCCCGACCTGATTATACTCGACGAGCCTTTCTCAGGCTTTGATCCGGTAAATGCTGAATTACTAAAAAACTATATTTTCAGATTTAAAAAAGAAGGAAAAACCATCTTGCTTTCAACGCACAGAATGGAAAACGCAGAAGAGTTGTGTGATAAAATTGTGCTTATAAACAAAGGAAAAAATGTTCTTGAAGGGGAGGTCAAAAAGATTAAAGAAGGAGTAAAAAAGAACAGACTTATAATTGAAGGAGAAGGTTCTTTGTCTGAAAATAAACTCTTATACGATATAGTAGAAACAGAATCACTCTCCGGGAATCAGTTTGTTGCCACGCTGGCTCCAGCCCAGGGAGTAGCTCTTAATAAAATCATTGAAGTGTTAATGCCGCATGTGAGTTTTAAGAGCTTCAAGGAAGAGCTACCTTCGCTTCATGAAATATTTATAGATAAGATAAAGGGAGATAGTAATGAATAA
- a CDS encoding ABC transporter permease codes for MNKVWLILQREYITRVRKKAFLILSFLGPLIFLVLMIVPAWLTTPQAKEKEVVVIDQHHVLNEQLEAPFIIFSNQETPGGSKPSHLIILPSDSSGVINANFINVSNISSEERKGIEQALKLAIARNKLKEVLIPQHGSLPDLNFKETRLTEKNAGEASASVGLFSAILVYFFIFLYGVQVMKSIIEEKANRILEVVVSSVTPFQLMVGKILGVALVSLTQFLIWVVTTFTISRWIFDRFKLERFSDENINQTLKTSHDAAQAMEVNDMLNFVGQINFGLIIPVFIFFFLVGYLFYSSLFAAIGAASDAETETQQFMLPITLPLIFSFIMAPRILEMPDSTLAKILSYIPFTSPVVMMLRIPFGIASWEIVLSMATLFTFFLLAAWFAAKIYRVGILMYGKNATWKELFRWLSYKD; via the coding sequence ATGAATAAAGTTTGGTTGATCCTTCAGCGAGAGTACATTACAAGAGTCAGAAAAAAAGCTTTTCTTATACTTTCTTTTTTAGGACCTCTGATTTTTTTGGTTTTGATGATTGTTCCTGCATGGCTCACAACGCCACAAGCAAAGGAAAAGGAAGTAGTGGTTATAGACCAGCATCATGTATTAAATGAACAGCTTGAAGCGCCGTTTATTATCTTTTCAAATCAGGAGACTCCAGGTGGAAGTAAGCCTTCACATCTCATAATTCTTCCGTCTGATTCATCTGGAGTTATTAATGCAAATTTTATCAATGTCTCAAATATATCTTCAGAGGAAAGGAAAGGAATAGAGCAGGCTTTAAAACTGGCCATTGCAAGAAATAAACTTAAGGAGGTACTCATTCCTCAACACGGATCTTTACCGGATTTAAATTTCAAAGAAACAAGATTGACGGAGAAGAATGCTGGTGAGGCATCGGCATCGGTCGGCTTGTTCTCTGCCATATTAGTTTACTTTTTTATATTCTTATATGGAGTGCAGGTAATGAAAAGTATCATTGAAGAAAAGGCCAACCGAATACTTGAAGTGGTAGTGTCTTCTGTGACTCCTTTTCAGCTTATGGTAGGAAAGATATTGGGAGTGGCGTTGGTGAGCCTTACTCAATTTTTAATTTGGGTAGTCACTACATTTACTATATCCCGTTGGATTTTTGACAGATTTAAGTTGGAACGCTTTTCTGACGAAAACATCAATCAGACTTTAAAAACAAGTCATGATGCGGCTCAGGCAATGGAAGTAAACGATATGCTTAATTTTGTAGGACAGATAAATTTTGGTTTGATTATTCCTGTATTTATCTTCTTTTTTCTTGTAGGATATCTCTTTTATAGTTCTCTGTTTGCTGCGATTGGAGCGGCTTCTGATGCGGAGACAGAAACCCAGCAATTTATGCTGCCTATAACACTGCCTTTAATTTTTTCATTTATTATGGCTCCCCGAATACTGGAAATGCCGGACAGCACTTTGGCAAAAATCCTGTCTTATATTCCTTTTACCAGTCCCGTCGTGATGATGTTGAGAATACCATTTGGCATTGCATCCTGGGAGATTGTATTGTCGATGGCTACGCTATTCACCTTCTTCTTGCTGGCGGCATGGTTTGCCGCAAAAATATATAGAGTAGGAATTTTAATGTATGGTAAAAATGCCACCTGGAAGGAACTCTTCAGGTGGCTTTCTTATAAAGACTAA
- a CDS encoding phosphoribosyltransferase family protein gives MAGEKNLILNKQQILQKIKRISFEIYENNFSEGEIVLAGIDEKGYIFANLLKNEIENISPLRVILVKIQLDKLAGVQSEVHLDIDIESLKNKTVILADDVLNTGRTLAYALKPFLNIELNKLQTVVIVDRSHQLFPIAADYVGYSLATTLRERIDVVLDGHDYGVYLH, from the coding sequence ATGGCTGGTGAAAAAAATTTAATCCTTAACAAACAACAGATATTACAGAAAATCAAGAGGATATCTTTTGAAATATATGAAAATAATTTTTCTGAAGGAGAAATTGTGCTGGCCGGGATCGATGAAAAAGGATATATTTTTGCCAATCTTCTGAAAAATGAAATTGAAAATATTTCTCCCTTGAGAGTCATTCTTGTTAAAATTCAGCTGGATAAACTTGCCGGAGTGCAAAGTGAAGTTCACCTGGACATTGACATTGAAAGTCTTAAAAACAAAACTGTCATTCTGGCGGATGATGTTTTGAATACAGGCCGTACACTGGCTTATGCCCTTAAACCTTTCCTGAATATAGAATTAAACAAATTGCAGACAGTGGTAATTGTGGACAGAAGCCATCAATTATTTCCTATCGCAGCAGATTATGTGGGCTATTCCCTGGCTACAACATTGAGAGAAAGAATTGATGTGGTTCTGGATGGGCACGATTACGGAGTTTATTTACATTAG